Proteins encoded in a region of the Populus nigra chromosome 3, ddPopNigr1.1, whole genome shotgun sequence genome:
- the LOC133689652 gene encoding pentatricopeptide repeat-containing protein At2g18940, chloroplastic → MESSLFANKPVYPIPVNRPPPLPNNPPLKFSSATLPPPPSPQSSFHFDSLLQHLLHLSSPPNHKLNKTQFPSLQISNDSSSHKQLYKNTSRKPISTSVSVLEFEVEKEEGLSENESLEFLSKRGKLLLNSIKEQPLGGLNAFFESCKFELFQVDLIGVLKALDLSGDCERAILLFEWLVLNLGTGNVNLDNQAVELMARILGRESQHSIASKLFDVIPLDDYSLDVRAYTTILHSYSRCGKYERAVAIFEKMNESGLSPTLVTYNVMLDVYGKMGRSWNKILGLLDEMRSRGLGFDEFTCSTVISACGREGLLDEAKEFFVGLKSQGYAPGTVTYNALLQVFGKAGIYSEALSIMKEMEDNNCPPDAVTYNELVAAYVRAGFYEEGAALIDTMTENGIKPNAVTYTTMINAYGRAAQVDKALSLYDQMKESGCAPNVCTYNAILGMLGKKSQSEEMMKILCDMKVNGCAPNRITWNTMLSMCGNQGMHKYVKRVFQEMKSCGFEPDRDTFNTLITASGRCGSDIDAEKIYDEMLEAGFTPSVATYNALLNALARRGDWRTAESVIKDMKNKGFKPSETSYSLILNSYAKGGYVKGINRIEKDIYDGHIFPSWMLLRTLILANFKCRALAGMERAFQALQKHGYKPDLVVFNSMLSMFSRKNMHDRAHEIMHLIQECGLQPDVVTYNSLMDLYARGGECWKAEEILRELQNSGGKSDLISYNTVIKGFCRQGLMHEALRTLSEMISRGIRPCIVTYNTFVSGYAAKGMFAEIDEVLSYMTKHDCRPNELTYKIVVDGYCKAKKFKEAMDFVSTITDIDDSFDYQSMRRLASRVRENMQS, encoded by the coding sequence ATGGAAAGCAGTCTGTTTGCAAACAAACCAGTGTATCCTATCCCAGTAAACAGGCCACCACCACTACCCAATAACCCACCATTAAAATTCAGCTCTGCTACACTGCCACCTCCTCCTTCTCCTCAATCCTCTTTTCATTTTGACTCTCTCCTCCAACACCTCCTCCACCTCTCTTCCCCACCCAAtcacaaattaaacaaaacccaATTCCCTTCTCTTCAAATTTCCAATGATTCTTCTAGTCACAAACAGCTTTATAAGAACACAAGTAGAAAGCCCATTTCGACTTCAGTTTCAGTTCTTGAGTTTGAAGTTGAGAAAGAAGAGGGTTTATCTGAAAATGAGTCGCTTGAATTTCTGTCGAAAAGGGGTAAGTTGCTGCTTAATTCAATAAAGGAACAACCTTTGGGTGGTTTGAATGCTTTCTTTGAGTCTTGCAAGTTTGAGTTGTTTCAAGTTGATTTGATTGGTGTCTTGAAAGCACTAGACCTTTCTGGCGATTGTGAAAGAGCCATTTTGTTGTTTGAATGGCTGGTATTGAATCTAGGCACTGGAAATGTGAATTTAGATAATCAGGCTGTTGAATTAATGGCTAGGATTCTTGGTAGGGAGTCACAACATTCTATTGCATCAAAACTTTTTGATGTGATTCCCCTTGATGATTACTCGCTTGATGTTCGAGCATACACAACCATTCTGCACTCATATTCGCGATGTGGCAAGTATGAGAGGGCTGTTGCTATTTTTGAGAAAATGAACGAGTCAGGCCTGTCGCCAACTTTGGTCACTTACAATGTCATGCTTGATGTTTATGGGAAGATGGGTCGGTCTTGGAATAAGATTTTAGGTCTCTTAGATGAGATGAGAAGTAGAGGACTTGGTTTTGATGAGTTTACTTGCAGTACTGTTATATCTGCTTGTGGGAGGGAGGGCTTGTTGGATGAAGCAAAAGAGTTCTTTGTTGGATTGAAGTCTCAGGGATATGCTCCAGGAACTGTTACTTATAATGCTCTACTGCAAGTATTTGGGAAGGCGGGGATTTATTCAGAGGCTTTGAGCATCATGAAAGAAATGGAAGATAATAATTGTCCACCTGATGCTGTGACATATAATGAGCTTGTGGCGGCTTATGTGAGAGCAGGATTCTACGAGGAAGGAGCAGCTTTAATAGACACAATGACTGAAAATGGGATTAAACCAAATGCTGTTACATATACCACCATGATAAATGCTTATGGCAGAGCAGCACAAGTGGACAAAGCTCTAAGTTTGTATGACCAGATGAAGGAGTCCGGCTGTGCTCCTAATGTGTGCACTTACAATGCTATCCTTGGGATGCTAGGGAAGAAGTCACAATCAGAGGAAATGATGAAGATACTTTGTGATATGAAAGTAAATGGATGTGCTCCTAATCGTATAACATGGAACACAATGCTTTCCATGTGTGGTAATCAGGGTATGCACAAATACGTAAAAAGGGTTTTTCAGGAAATGAAAAGTTGTGGTTTTGAGCCTGATAGAGATACATTCAATACTTTGATTACTGCATCTGGCCGTTGTGGTTCAGATATTGACGCAGAAAAAATTTACGATGAAATGCTTGAAGCAGGATTTACTCCCTCTGTTGCCACCTACAATGCTCTTCTGAATGCTCTGGCTCGGCGAGGGGACTGGAGAACAGCGGAATCAGTCATCAAAGACATGAAGAATAAGGGCTTCAAACCCAGTGAAACCTCATACTCATTAATTCTCAATTCTTATGCAAAGGGAGGGTATGTGAAAGGAATAAATAGGATTGAAAAGGATATTTATGATGGTCATATCTTTCCCAGTTGGATGCTTTTGAGAACCCTTATTCTTGCAAACTTCAAGTGTAGAGCACTAGCGGGTATGGAAAGGGCTTTTCAAGCATTGCAAAAGCATGGATACAAACCAGATTTAGTTGTCTTCAACTCTATGCTTTCTATGTTTTCCAGGAAAAACATGCATGACCGAGCCCATGAAATAATGCATTTGATTCAAGAGTGTGGACTGCAGCCAGATGTTGTTACTTACAATAGCTTAATGGACCTGTATGCCAGAGGAGGAGAGTGCTGGAAAGCAGAAGAGATTCTGAGGGAGCTACAAAACTCTGGTGGCAAATCTGACCTTATTTCATATAACACTGTCATTAAAGGCTTTTGTAGACAAGGACTCATGCATGAAGCCCTAAGAACTCTATCTGAGATGATATCTAGAGGAATTCGACCATGTATAGTTACATACAATACTTTTGTTAGTGGCTATGCAGCAAAGGGAATGTTTGCAGAAATAGATGAAGTGCTTAGCTACATGACTAAGCACGATTGCAGGCCAAATGAGCTAACCTACAAAATTGTCGTGGATGGTTAttgcaaagcaaaaaaattcaaagaagccATGGATTTTGTTTCAACTATTACGGATATTGATGATTCTTTTGATTATCAATCTATGCGAAGGCTAGCTTCTCGTGTTCGGGAGAATATGCAGTCATGA